Proteins found in one Magnetofaba australis IT-1 genomic segment:
- a CDS encoding tetratricopeptide repeat protein — MLRQQFATHSAKPAQALLDGLDRVSHALTLGALPRAEKELNLLIAQYPQRADLYRMRATTQAAQLRFDDALSSLESALEIDPNAAALWVCRGDILRATGALGEARIAYETATGRDPRYGAGWGKLAALDLEEGRVESALTRQTRCAGAEAPDPTTCALIQQAAQRKGLTLLAQVWREIGAFAVGQACEPYAGGVFFLNEAQGRAEAAQKQDIGDCSSHVFYVPSKDPWSARGLPTLMPLTGDPYAFFQKQRAPLFPRRIGFDAGDAEQRQQAVRAALLLDEVGAMRRLRAARLLTHAQMLNPTRKPGERVRVFIHGARGRAEAAGANLANSFAALGCDTRVESPDPGGLLIEDDAFLAQYIQFAPHLAIDVDCLEPAHLHPQLPYAVWWRQPESPKDLAWARPAVCWAESGAQAAELIGRGARLAMARDDRVASLAMRTLDHLAPDYIPTEINESEGLMDPQIISRLQEAVTAHQNGRTADAERLYLEIIDRDPRQEDALHLLACVHDERGDQNSALILVERAIAVNGDNPHYHSTLGALRKETGDLSGAETACREALRLDPNLAEAQANLGIVLMATERETEALEPLNRAVSLNPALYGVYPYLVKLHDEAGRATLADLYKQFYNHAKPAHAQPLAMADGDTLFLNAQRAAEQARKGVRFQQNQAISAPRLCYYLGSPQDDAPETLIALQGAMLDFLVETRLRLPARIEFNLDSADERQLAIQAAMLVDGARMRRNERVQAVAAELKQLPPRNEAGLPRVMLAASRMTTVMQHASRNLAHAFEKLGCPVRFVIEQNELEGLDVSHWFREQREFQPDLVVNINHLNNEWLHPEVWNVSWWQDPMPQISAGKPLPWRERDLCYSAYPQFDVLLRETDAPNVERQDLCVDLQRFTFTTPREERRKIVFVGSSHCNFRNGGAEEAKLLAEVKQRFEVGDYYSRAEVEALAQRYNLPFMHVFDYLYPSVVRDTSVEWLCELAPELDYEVEVWGRFWEKNPIVAPYFKGELPYGEAVVAKYNEARYSFSPHPHMVKSQRLAELAACGVYPIINDDRANAEGPHWDDHILFYRNKAELKACFERTPQSDPYEIAEAYSYETFARRILARMGRDVG; from the coding sequence ATGCTGCGCCAACAGTTCGCCACCCACAGCGCAAAACCGGCCCAGGCGCTTCTCGACGGGTTGGATCGCGTTTCCCACGCCTTGACTCTGGGCGCGTTGCCGCGCGCTGAAAAAGAGTTGAACCTTCTGATCGCGCAATATCCCCAGCGCGCCGATCTGTATCGTATGCGCGCCACCACCCAGGCTGCGCAGCTCCGTTTTGACGACGCTCTGAGTAGTTTGGAGAGCGCCTTGGAGATCGATCCCAACGCCGCCGCCCTGTGGGTGTGTCGCGGGGATATCCTGCGCGCCACCGGCGCCCTGGGCGAGGCGCGCATCGCCTATGAGACCGCCACGGGGCGCGATCCCCGCTATGGCGCCGGATGGGGCAAATTGGCGGCGCTGGATCTGGAGGAGGGGCGCGTTGAGAGCGCGCTGACGCGGCAGACCCGTTGCGCTGGCGCCGAGGCGCCCGATCCCACCACCTGCGCCCTGATTCAACAAGCGGCCCAGCGCAAAGGGTTGACCCTGCTGGCGCAGGTGTGGCGCGAGATCGGCGCTTTTGCCGTTGGTCAAGCCTGTGAACCCTATGCGGGCGGGGTGTTTTTCCTGAATGAGGCGCAGGGGCGCGCCGAGGCGGCGCAGAAGCAGGATATAGGCGACTGCTCAAGCCATGTGTTTTATGTCCCCAGCAAGGATCCTTGGAGCGCGCGCGGATTGCCAACCTTGATGCCGCTCACCGGCGATCCGTACGCATTCTTCCAAAAACAGCGCGCGCCGCTGTTTCCGCGGCGCATCGGTTTTGACGCCGGTGACGCCGAGCAGCGTCAGCAGGCGGTGCGCGCGGCGCTGCTGCTGGATGAGGTGGGGGCCATGCGTCGTTTGCGCGCCGCGCGCCTTTTGACCCACGCGCAAATGCTCAATCCCACGCGCAAACCCGGTGAGCGGGTGCGCGTGTTTATCCATGGCGCCCGTGGTCGCGCTGAAGCGGCGGGGGCCAATCTGGCCAACAGTTTCGCCGCGCTGGGGTGCGACACGCGGGTGGAGTCGCCGGATCCCGGCGGGCTGTTGATCGAAGATGACGCCTTTTTAGCGCAGTACATTCAGTTTGCCCCCCACCTGGCCATTGATGTGGATTGCCTGGAGCCCGCGCATCTGCATCCACAACTGCCCTACGCTGTGTGGTGGCGCCAACCGGAGTCTCCCAAGGATCTGGCCTGGGCCCGGCCTGCAGTGTGTTGGGCGGAGTCCGGCGCGCAGGCGGCCGAGTTGATCGGTCGTGGCGCGCGCTTGGCCATGGCGCGGGATGATCGCGTCGCCTCCCTGGCGATGCGCACTCTGGACCACTTGGCTCCGGATTATATCCCAACGGAAATCAACGAAAGCGAGGGACTTATGGACCCGCAGATTATATCCCGCCTGCAAGAGGCTGTGACCGCGCATCAAAACGGACGCACGGCCGATGCTGAGCGGCTCTATTTGGAGATTATCGATCGCGACCCGCGCCAGGAGGATGCGCTGCATCTACTGGCCTGCGTGCACGATGAGCGCGGCGACCAGAATAGCGCGCTCATCCTGGTGGAGCGCGCCATCGCGGTCAATGGCGACAATCCTCACTACCACAGCACCTTGGGCGCGCTGCGCAAGGAGACCGGCGATCTGAGCGGGGCCGAAACGGCGTGCCGGGAGGCGTTGCGTTTGGACCCCAATCTGGCCGAGGCGCAAGCCAACCTGGGAATTGTCCTTATGGCCACTGAGCGTGAGACGGAGGCCCTTGAGCCGCTCAATCGCGCGGTGAGTCTTAACCCAGCGCTGTATGGGGTCTATCCCTATCTGGTCAAACTGCACGATGAGGCGGGGCGCGCGACACTGGCCGATCTGTACAAGCAGTTCTACAATCACGCCAAACCAGCGCATGCCCAGCCTCTGGCCATGGCCGATGGCGATACGCTGTTTCTCAATGCGCAGCGCGCCGCCGAGCAGGCGCGCAAGGGCGTTCGGTTTCAACAGAACCAGGCGATCAGCGCGCCGCGGCTCTGCTACTATCTGGGCTCGCCCCAGGACGACGCGCCGGAGACCCTCATCGCGCTGCAGGGCGCGATGCTGGATTTTCTGGTGGAGACCCGTTTACGCCTGCCTGCGCGCATTGAGTTCAATCTCGATAGCGCCGATGAGCGTCAGTTGGCGATACAGGCGGCGATGCTGGTGGATGGGGCGCGCATGCGTCGCAATGAGCGTGTCCAAGCCGTGGCGGCGGAACTCAAACAACTGCCGCCGCGCAATGAGGCCGGGCTTCCGCGGGTGATGCTGGCGGCCTCGCGCATGACCACGGTGATGCAACACGCTTCGCGTAACCTGGCTCATGCGTTTGAGAAATTAGGCTGCCCTGTGCGCTTTGTCATCGAGCAGAACGAACTGGAAGGGCTGGATGTCTCGCACTGGTTCCGGGAGCAGCGGGAGTTTCAGCCAGATCTGGTGGTGAATATCAACCACTTGAATAACGAGTGGTTGCATCCGGAGGTGTGGAACGTCTCCTGGTGGCAGGACCCTATGCCCCAGATCAGTGCAGGCAAGCCGTTGCCATGGCGCGAACGGGATCTGTGCTATTCCGCCTATCCCCAGTTCGATGTGCTGCTGCGCGAGACCGACGCTCCAAACGTTGAGCGGCAGGATCTGTGCGTGGATCTGCAGCGCTTCACGTTCACCACGCCCCGTGAAGAGCGTCGTAAAATCGTCTTTGTGGGCTCCTCGCACTGTAACTTCCGCAATGGGGGCGCGGAGGAGGCCAAGCTGTTGGCGGAAGTGAAACAGCGCTTTGAAGTGGGCGACTACTATAGCCGCGCCGAAGTCGAGGCGCTGGCGCAGCGCTACAATTTGCCGTTTATGCACGTGTTTGACTATCTCTACCCCTCAGTGGTGCGCGACACCAGCGTGGAGTGGCTGTGTGAACTGGCTCCGGAGTTGGATTATGAGGTGGAGGTGTGGGGCCGCTTCTGGGAGAAGAACCCCATCGTTGCGCCCTATTTCAAAGGCGAGTTGCCTTATGGCGAGGCGGTGGTGGCCAAGTACAACGAAGCGCGCTACTCCTTCTCTCCGCATCCGCATATGGTGAAGTCCCAGCGCTTGGCCGAGTTGGCGGCCTGCGGCGTCTACCCCATCATCAATGATGATCGCGCCAACGCCGAAGGGCCTCACTGGGACGACCATATTCTCTTCTATCGCAATAAGGCGGAGTTGAAGGCCTGCTTTGAGCGCACGCCCCAAAGCGACCCGTATGAGATTGCCGAGGCCTACTCCTACGAGACCTTTGCCCGGCGCATCCTGGCGCGTATGGGGCGTGATGTCGGCTGA
- a CDS encoding B12-binding domain-containing radical SAM protein has product MAQQSIERVLLTQPNSTWFGKRQWVVPPYTLGILTAVVEEAYEVEPLDPNLGNLTMEQAINRIVEFNPQFVGITCMSLEYAHSSHEYAKAVRRALPDAIICFGGVYATTSPELAMRDRVADFAVLGEGERRLPKLLEDLNAGRTDWSDFEGLTYWKDGEQLIQKPTVEIRPLDEVPFPNYHKTRMREYFQGNNSYGNVMNARREPYAITVTSRGCPYDCTYCSTHSIDGKKVRLRSAENVLEEIDILYNEWGIREILFIDDQLVINRKRFNAILDGLIERDYDLLWKSVNLATFLLTPELLEKMKASKTYQLILPIESGNQWVLDNILKKPLNLEHAYKIIEHGKKLGFEICSDFIIGSPGETWDQIRDSFRVAEEIDVDMVSFHIATPLPQTEMYHMAKDMGALPGDFSFADTSFFGFGKGSMETDEFTARDLHMLRALEWDRINFKSEEKRRRFAKIAGVSLEELAKWRKNTIRNLGVYFPGAEGVDYANTEEQTMTTSDAPKNGLLDKNGRFMKVVNG; this is encoded by the coding sequence ATGGCCCAACAATCCATTGAACGGGTGCTGCTTACGCAGCCCAACTCCACCTGGTTTGGCAAACGCCAATGGGTGGTCCCGCCGTACACTTTGGGCATCCTCACCGCCGTGGTGGAGGAGGCCTACGAAGTCGAGCCCCTGGATCCCAATCTCGGCAATCTCACCATGGAGCAGGCGATCAACCGCATCGTCGAGTTCAACCCGCAATTTGTCGGCATTACCTGCATGTCGCTGGAGTACGCCCACTCCAGTCACGAATACGCCAAAGCGGTGCGGCGCGCGCTGCCGGACGCCATTATCTGTTTTGGCGGCGTCTACGCCACCACCTCGCCGGAACTGGCCATGCGCGACCGCGTGGCCGATTTCGCCGTGTTGGGCGAGGGCGAGCGTCGACTGCCCAAACTGCTGGAGGATCTCAACGCCGGGCGCACCGATTGGAGCGACTTCGAAGGGCTGACCTACTGGAAGGACGGCGAGCAATTGATCCAGAAGCCGACGGTGGAGATTCGGCCCCTGGATGAGGTGCCGTTCCCCAACTACCACAAAACCCGCATGCGCGAGTATTTCCAGGGCAACAACAGCTACGGCAATGTGATGAACGCGCGCCGCGAGCCCTACGCCATCACTGTCACCAGTCGTGGCTGCCCCTACGACTGCACCTACTGCAGCACCCACTCCATTGACGGCAAGAAGGTGCGTCTGCGCTCGGCTGAGAATGTGCTCGAGGAGATCGATATTCTCTACAATGAGTGGGGAATTCGCGAGATTCTGTTTATTGATGACCAGTTGGTGATCAATCGCAAACGCTTCAACGCCATTTTGGATGGCTTGATTGAGCGTGACTACGATCTGCTGTGGAAGTCGGTGAATCTCGCCACCTTCCTGCTGACGCCTGAGCTGTTGGAGAAGATGAAGGCGTCGAAAACCTACCAGTTGATTCTTCCCATCGAGTCGGGCAATCAGTGGGTGCTGGACAACATTCTGAAAAAGCCTCTGAATCTGGAGCATGCCTACAAGATTATCGAGCATGGTAAGAAGCTGGGCTTTGAGATCTGCTCCGACTTTATCATCGGTTCGCCCGGCGAGACCTGGGACCAGATTCGCGACTCGTTCCGGGTGGCCGAGGAGATCGACGTGGATATGGTGTCGTTTCACATCGCCACGCCGTTGCCGCAGACCGAAATGTATCACATGGCCAAGGACATGGGCGCGCTGCCGGGCGATTTCAGCTTCGCCGACACCTCCTTCTTCGGCTTTGGCAAGGGCTCCATGGAGACCGACGAATTCACCGCGCGGGATCTGCACATGCTGCGCGCGCTGGAGTGGGATCGGATTAACTTCAAGAGCGAAGAGAAGCGCCGCCGTTTCGCCAAAATCGCCGGGGTCAGCCTGGAGGAGTTGGCCAAATGGCGCAAGAACACCATCCGCAACCTGGGCGTCTACTTCCCCGGCGCCGAAGGGGTCGACTACGCCAATACCGAAGAGCAGACCATGACGACGTCCGACGCGCCGAAAAATGGCCTGCTGGATAAGAATGGCCGCTTCATGAAAGTGGTCAACGGTTAA
- the pyk gene encoding pyruvate kinase has protein sequence MSSARRAKIIATLGPASNSIDQIVRLIDAGMNAARINMSHGDHATHKQTIDNIRQASRETGQEVAILLDLQGPKIRVGNLDEPLQLRPGQRWLILPEAVLESNGAPSSFQDRIIPTTYAALVNDANAGDRVMFDDGKLLARAVEKVETGLVVAVEHGGLLKSHKGINLPDSDVSAPSLTAKDQKDLFFGIKHEVDYIALSFVRDDRCVKNVQYMLHERKLFIPIIAKIERPQAIENIDRIIRVADGVMVARGDMAVEVGNHRVPALQRDIIERCRRAGKLVVCATQMLESMISSPVPTRAEATDVANAVWDGADSVMLSAETSVGEYPIDTVATMSRIVEEAEATPRSAPIYPDNHSIGGAAMAASARMAEQVNAKWILSLTVSGNACWELAQFRPGSPVLGAARSVGAVRRMSLYWGVQPALFNYTREEHPEIEPIVMQFMRDKRLLDVGDKVVVTKGTSKLVTHGSSVSIRVEILKDNFAEDTGKRGGQINEESIAGKGLLSIDNGLCVSCGNCAAICPHEIWTNPREAQPAVIDRARVDACSLDDECMRVCPTGAITLTKASDMALAVEIEDADMATT, from the coding sequence ATGTCATCCGCCCGCCGCGCAAAAATCATCGCCACGCTGGGGCCCGCCTCCAACTCCATCGATCAGATCGTGCGCCTGATCGACGCCGGCATGAACGCCGCCCGCATCAATATGAGTCATGGCGATCACGCCACCCATAAACAGACCATCGACAACATTCGCCAAGCCAGTCGGGAAACCGGTCAGGAAGTGGCGATTCTGCTGGACTTGCAGGGGCCGAAAATCCGCGTGGGCAATCTGGATGAGCCGCTGCAACTGCGCCCGGGACAACGCTGGCTGATCCTGCCGGAAGCGGTGTTGGAGTCCAACGGGGCGCCATCCAGCTTCCAGGATCGCATCATCCCCACCACCTATGCGGCGCTGGTTAACGACGCCAACGCAGGCGATCGGGTCATGTTCGACGACGGCAAACTGCTGGCGCGGGCGGTGGAGAAGGTGGAGACGGGTTTGGTGGTGGCGGTGGAGCATGGCGGATTGCTCAAGTCCCACAAGGGCATCAATCTGCCCGACTCCGACGTCTCCGCCCCCTCCCTCACCGCCAAGGACCAGAAGGATCTATTCTTCGGCATCAAGCATGAGGTGGATTATATTGCGCTGTCGTTTGTGCGCGATGATCGCTGCGTGAAGAACGTGCAGTACATGCTGCATGAGCGCAAACTGTTCATCCCCATCATCGCCAAGATTGAGCGACCGCAAGCCATTGAGAATATTGATCGCATCATCCGCGTGGCCGATGGCGTGATGGTGGCGCGCGGCGATATGGCGGTGGAAGTGGGCAACCACCGCGTACCCGCGCTCCAGCGCGACATCATTGAGCGCTGCCGCCGTGCAGGAAAATTGGTGGTGTGCGCCACGCAGATGCTGGAATCGATGATCTCCAGCCCGGTGCCCACCCGCGCCGAGGCCACCGACGTGGCCAACGCGGTGTGGGACGGCGCCGACTCGGTGATGCTATCGGCGGAGACCTCGGTGGGCGAATACCCCATCGACACCGTGGCCACCATGAGCCGCATTGTGGAGGAGGCGGAAGCCACTCCGCGCAGCGCCCCCATCTATCCGGACAACCACTCCATCGGCGGCGCCGCCATGGCCGCCAGCGCGCGCATGGCCGAACAGGTCAACGCCAAGTGGATCCTCTCCCTCACCGTCTCCGGCAACGCCTGCTGGGAGTTGGCGCAGTTCCGCCCCGGCTCGCCGGTGCTGGGGGCGGCGCGCTCGGTGGGCGCGGTGCGCCGCATGAGCCTCTACTGGGGGGTGCAACCCGCTCTGTTCAACTACACGCGGGAGGAGCATCCGGAGATCGAGCCCATCGTCATGCAGTTCATGCGCGACAAGCGGTTACTGGATGTGGGCGATAAAGTGGTGGTGACCAAGGGCACCTCCAAACTGGTCACTCACGGCTCCTCGGTCTCCATCCGCGTGGAGATTCTCAAGGACAACTTCGCTGAAGACACCGGCAAGCGTGGCGGACAGATCAATGAGGAGTCCATTGCCGGTAAAGGGCTGCTCTCCATCGACAATGGCCTGTGCGTCAGCTGCGGCAACTGCGCGGCGATCTGCCCCCATGAGATCTGGACCAACCCGCGTGAGGCGCAACCGGCGGTGATCGACCGCGCCCGCGTCGACGCCTGCAGCCTGGATGATGAGTGCATGCGCGTCTGCCCCACCGGCGCCATCACCCTCACCAAGGCCAGCGATATGGCCCTGGCGGTGGAGATTGAAGACGCCGATATGGCGACCACCTGA
- a CDS encoding VOC family protein gives MGHSPSFQWMAPSLLVRNAPLSAAFYAEAFGFEAVAARHADGKPVWALLRGDGAQVILQDQARAAAQSAAQVGALWLCVADTAALHAQLLRRGLEPSPMGTLAAWEAPGFTLSDPDGHIWTIVEQSE, from the coding sequence ATGGGGCATTCTCCCAGTTTTCAGTGGATGGCGCCGAGCCTGTTGGTGCGCAATGCGCCGCTATCCGCGGCGTTTTATGCCGAAGCGTTTGGATTTGAAGCGGTGGCGGCGCGCCATGCCGACGGCAAGCCGGTGTGGGCGCTGCTGCGCGGCGACGGCGCCCAGGTGATTCTGCAAGATCAGGCGCGCGCCGCCGCCCAGAGCGCCGCCCAGGTGGGCGCTTTATGGTTGTGCGTGGCTGATACGGCCGCGCTGCACGCGCAACTGTTGCGGCGCGGTTTGGAGCCCAGCCCCATGGGAACGCTGGCGGCGTGGGAGGCCCCCGGCTTCACCTTGAGCGACCCCGATGGTCACATATGGACCATCGTTGAGCAGTCCGAGTAG
- a CDS encoding tetratricopeptide repeat protein codes for MDNTASQSQQSSDPNAPTSGEGSGELLMADRNRISRGVLNHPWENPPHWNWPDPTCTPEEFTPGVADKLDAMLPAFSRSLSITARLRIMALASQLGSHQFEELEQILNDETNKYREVSKLYWYYLLERGIVSWFDWLDAWIKRRELDERAVLEAVINGERDETLGDWGGFPAFWFKITDTLEQRGYYDLAEKSYRRAVEIDAGYAMAWNALGHLLKNHLGRVDEAEACYRRAIDLDPLFYPPWLGLGNLQRDHRRQFDEAEKSYRKAIFLAPNAPNLWFTLGTLLRMHTDRAADAEEALRKANELDAHDAFTWDGLGKTAARQGRLEDARKAWLAALEEDEDNPDYLHNIAEMELTHGDLDACEKALDQAVPMLTDARQSRSHHMMRLALGLARESGDAVARAHAELSAIQEDPELIPSGWNYDDMQPLLDRMPDPCRILMQAWINKVRAEPGDDPQESYDAFRDALARGLQPPQREQEKAEETPKSGGFLGGLRKKLFGRGG; via the coding sequence ATGGATAATACTGCGTCCCAGTCACAGCAATCGTCGGATCCCAACGCCCCGACCAGCGGGGAGGGAAGCGGCGAGCTGTTGATGGCCGACCGCAACCGGATCTCCCGCGGGGTGCTCAATCATCCGTGGGAGAATCCGCCGCACTGGAACTGGCCTGACCCCACCTGCACGCCGGAGGAGTTCACCCCGGGCGTGGCCGATAAGCTGGACGCCATGCTGCCGGCCTTCTCGCGTTCTCTCTCCATTACCGCGCGGTTGCGCATCATGGCGTTGGCCTCGCAGTTGGGTTCGCACCAATTCGAGGAGCTCGAGCAGATCCTCAATGATGAGACCAATAAATATCGCGAGGTCTCCAAACTCTACTGGTACTACCTGCTTGAGCGCGGCATCGTCTCCTGGTTCGATTGGCTCGACGCCTGGATCAAGCGGCGCGAGCTGGACGAGCGCGCGGTGCTGGAGGCGGTGATCAACGGCGAGCGCGATGAGACCCTGGGCGACTGGGGCGGCTTCCCCGCGTTCTGGTTTAAGATCACCGATACCCTGGAGCAGCGTGGGTATTATGATTTGGCGGAGAAGTCCTACCGCCGCGCGGTGGAGATCGACGCCGGTTACGCCATGGCCTGGAACGCTCTGGGGCATCTGCTCAAGAACCATCTGGGGCGGGTGGACGAGGCCGAAGCGTGCTATCGCCGCGCCATTGACCTGGATCCGTTGTTCTATCCGCCGTGGCTGGGGTTGGGCAATCTGCAACGCGATCACCGCCGTCAATTCGATGAGGCGGAAAAGTCCTACCGCAAGGCGATCTTCCTGGCCCCCAATGCGCCCAATCTCTGGTTTACTCTGGGCACGCTGTTGCGCATGCACACCGATCGCGCCGCCGACGCCGAGGAGGCGCTGCGCAAGGCCAATGAACTGGACGCCCACGACGCCTTTACCTGGGACGGTCTGGGCAAGACCGCCGCGCGGCAAGGGCGTCTGGAGGACGCCCGCAAAGCGTGGCTGGCGGCGTTGGAAGAGGATGAGGATAACCCGGACTACCTGCACAATATCGCCGAGATGGAGTTGACGCATGGCGATCTGGACGCCTGTGAGAAGGCGCTGGATCAGGCGGTTCCCATGTTGACCGATGCGCGTCAGTCGCGCAGTCACCACATGATGCGTCTGGCCCTGGGGCTGGCGCGGGAGAGCGGCGATGCGGTAGCGCGCGCCCATGCGGAGTTGAGCGCCATTCAAGAGGATCCAGAGTTGATCCCCTCGGGGTGGAACTACGACGATATGCAGCCGCTGCTGGACCGCATGCCCGATCCCTGCCGCATCCTGATGCAGGCATGGATCAACAAGGTGCGCGCGGAGCCGGGGGATGATCCGCAGGAGAGTTATGACGCCTTCCGCGATGCTCTGGCGCGTGGTCTGCAGCCGCCGCAGCGGGAGCAGGAGAAAGCGGAGGAGACGCCCAAGAGCGGCGGTTTCCTCGGCGGTCTGCGCAAGAAGCTGTTTGGGCGTGGGGGGTGA
- a CDS encoding 6-hydroxymethylpterin diphosphokinase MptE-like protein translates to MSEIDAQTDAPPLDFGPFLTNGFGDRYLPAINREAFSRLGAMAFYKGHFGEELEREDHLFVCVGTDGGLLIRYVIDRGVPPGSRFLFIDFPEMIERLREEGLEADDLPKRIHLISPENWAEFAIKECSASDYLYLDNMAQTKSIAVLDAEFAPYLDLWHQVNNEIQQLRTHINMSVGTQIFMLRCLENLPENHTPTICLRDSMKGRAAALLAGGPSLDEALPWVKANRDRLVVLAVSRLAKKLQNAGIVPDIVFAIDPHDIAFFAAREMLEAYERTLFVNMYHCSSLLVGQWRGRRAYIGTLFPWECELNPDNPVFPGITVSHQALGTAVQMGFEQVVLCGFDLCFSKEGFTHVAGTVESAHGPFMEQTQYQVETNGGWMAETRHDFFNAIPSLSLLAQAGEANGTHVLNPSPAAARIDSVEHVPWEKISLPEPFDAWQTLLDTLPPDTPAARLEHYNIVLKELDRARAEMQKVRKLAVEGIECNARFFGRKGKPADFKWKQRMDAIEEEINGQHQEMAVLAKRWGMREFLKLSRPDKEKEWTDEEIEETGRRYYEIFRENAASVIKWLNETRSRVVARIEEEKPKPNLKMIIKQWEEDHQPARAQLYLQKRGESLEQLHESHAKRFRNLFDEYQKMLAEEDNPHKHFIQQMTNPMAAAGKAKQLFQHKDIERLKFYLEGLRRSAVEFQEEHVAMAEGYLAELEGRDADALVAYEKVTYPLLMLDALTRISGLHLTSHQIDKALPVMEKLAEMSPIRRPHYATLLALTGNGDKAIEIYTEYLELAPEDLVTLLKLAKLHAQRSEVEQARAALDKVLKIDPKNLPAKAQLAELDALEA, encoded by the coding sequence ATGAGTGAAATCGACGCCCAAACTGACGCCCCGCCACTGGATTTTGGCCCTTTTTTGACCAACGGCTTTGGCGATCGCTATCTTCCGGCCATCAACCGCGAAGCGTTCTCCCGCCTGGGAGCAATGGCGTTCTATAAAGGTCATTTTGGCGAGGAGCTGGAGCGCGAAGACCATCTGTTCGTCTGTGTGGGGACCGACGGCGGCCTACTGATTCGCTATGTCATTGACCGCGGCGTTCCCCCGGGCAGCCGTTTCCTGTTCATCGACTTCCCCGAAATGATCGAACGCCTGCGCGAAGAGGGCCTTGAGGCGGACGATTTGCCCAAACGCATTCATCTGATCTCACCGGAAAATTGGGCGGAGTTCGCCATCAAAGAGTGTAGCGCCTCAGACTACCTCTATCTGGACAATATGGCGCAGACCAAGTCCATCGCCGTGCTGGACGCTGAATTCGCCCCCTATCTGGACCTTTGGCATCAGGTCAACAACGAGATCCAGCAGCTGCGCACCCACATCAATATGAGCGTGGGCACGCAGATCTTTATGCTGCGCTGTTTGGAAAATCTGCCGGAGAACCATACGCCAACAATCTGTTTGCGCGACTCCATGAAAGGGCGCGCTGCGGCGTTGCTGGCTGGCGGCCCCTCACTGGATGAGGCGTTGCCGTGGGTCAAGGCCAACCGCGACCGACTGGTGGTGCTGGCGGTGTCGCGTCTGGCCAAAAAGCTGCAAAACGCGGGCATCGTTCCCGATATCGTGTTCGCCATCGATCCCCACGACATCGCCTTCTTTGCCGCCCGCGAGATGCTCGAAGCCTACGAGCGCACCCTGTTCGTCAACATGTACCACTGCAGCTCCCTGCTGGTGGGACAGTGGCGCGGTCGGCGCGCCTACATCGGCACGCTGTTCCCCTGGGAGTGCGAACTGAACCCCGACAACCCCGTGTTCCCCGGCATCACCGTGTCGCACCAGGCGCTGGGCACGGCGGTGCAGATGGGCTTTGAGCAGGTGGTCCTGTGCGGCTTCGACCTGTGCTTCAGCAAAGAGGGCTTCACCCATGTGGCCGGCACCGTGGAGAGCGCCCACGGCCCCTTTATGGAGCAGACCCAATATCAGGTGGAAACCAATGGCGGCTGGATGGCGGAAACCCGCCACGACTTCTTCAACGCCATTCCCAGCCTGAGCCTTCTGGCGCAAGCGGGCGAAGCCAACGGCACACACGTGCTCAACCCCTCCCCAGCAGCGGCGCGCATCGACAGTGTCGAGCACGTCCCCTGGGAAAAGATCTCCTTGCCTGAGCCCTTCGACGCTTGGCAAACGCTGCTGGATACGCTGCCGCCAGACACCCCCGCAGCGCGACTGGAGCACTACAATATTGTGCTCAAAGAGCTTGATCGCGCCCGTGCGGAGATGCAGAAGGTGCGCAAGCTGGCGGTGGAGGGCATTGAGTGCAATGCGCGCTTCTTCGGCCGCAAAGGCAAACCGGCGGACTTCAAGTGGAAGCAGCGCATGGACGCCATTGAGGAGGAGATCAATGGCCAGCACCAGGAGATGGCGGTACTGGCCAAACGCTGGGGCATGCGCGAGTTCCTCAAACTCTCGCGGCCGGATAAAGAGAAGGAGTGGACTGACGAGGAGATCGAAGAGACCGGTCGCCGCTACTACGAAATCTTCCGTGAAAACGCCGCCTCGGTGATCAAGTGGCTCAACGAAACCCGCTCGCGGGTGGTGGCGCGTATTGAGGAGGAGAAGCCCAAGCCCAACCTCAAGATGATCATCAAGCAGTGGGAGGAGGATCATCAGCCCGCACGCGCGCAGCTCTATCTGCAAAAACGCGGCGAGAGCCTTGAGCAACTGCATGAGAGCCACGCCAAGCGTTTCCGCAACCTGTTTGACGAATATCAAAAGATGCTCGCCGAAGAGGATAACCCGCACAAACACTTCATCCAGCAAATGACCAACCCCATGGCGGCGGCGGGCAAGGCCAAACAGCTGTTCCAACACAAAGATATCGAACGCCTGAAGTTCTACCTGGAGGGATTGCGCCGCAGCGCAGTGGAGTTCCAGGAGGAGCATGTGGCCATGGCCGAAGGCTACCTGGCCGAGTTGGAGGGCCGCGACGCCGACGCCCTGGTCGCCTACGAGAAGGTGACCTATCCGCTGCTGATGCTCGATGCGTTGACCCGCATCAGCGGTCTGCACCTGACCTCGCACCAGATCGATAAAGCCCTGCCGGTAATGGAAAAACTGGCTGAAATGTCGCCCATTCGCCGACCCCACTACGCCACCCTGCTGGCCCTGACCGGGAATGGCGACAAGGCGATTGAGATCTATACCGAGTACCTGGAGCTGGCGCCGGAAGATCTGGTCACTCTGCTGAAACTGGCCAAGCTCCACGCCCAACGCAGTGAAGTTGAGCAGGCGCGCGCCGCGCTGGACAAGGTGCTCAAGATCGATCCCAAGAACCTGCCCGCCAAGGCGCAACTGGCCGAACTGGACGCCCTGGAGGCGTAA